A window of Microbispora hainanensis genomic DNA:
TAGCGGCGGGTGATCAGGCCCTTGTCCGGGTGGCCGGCCAGCCATCCCTCTCCCGCGCGGACGAGCTTGTCGACCTCGTCGCTCGCCAGCCAGTAGTGCTTGGCGTCGTCCAGCACCGGGAGCAGCACGTACAGGTGGTTGAGCGCGTCGGCCAGGCGCACGTTCCCGCGCAGCGCGAGCCGTACGTAGCGGGACTCGCCCCATGCGGGGAAACCGGGGTCCAGCGGCACGGCTTCGGCGTCGACCTCCCAGCCCAGCGGCCCGAACAGCCGGTGCGCCAGATCGGCTCCTCCCCGGCACGGCAGCGCGGGCAGGCGGATCTCCAGGGGGATCGGCCCGTCCGCGAGGTCCTGGCGGGAGTTGCACCGCCCGGTCCGCGCCGTACGGAACACGTCGGCGAGCGCCGACGCCAGCAGGGAGGACGCGGCGTACGGCCGGTCGTTGACGTACTGCCCGAGGGAGAAGTCGGGTGAGGACGAGCCCCGTGAACGCGCCAGGCGCACCGGGTCGACCTCCAGCAGCAGCGCCGCGGTGCACCGGTCCTCGCTCGCCTCCGGATAGAAGACCCGCGCCGTGCCGAACGACCGCTCGAACTCCTGCACCCGGTCGGGGTGCTTGTGCAGGAGGAAGCCGAGGTCCGTCGCGGGCCGCAGAGTGGTCGAGATCGTGAGGAGCACCCGGCAAAGTGTGCCGGATGCCCCCTTCGACCGGCTATGCCTTTTCCTGGCATGCGGCTTCAATCACGTGTGGCAGCGCTGTCCCGCGGGCCGGCCACCCTCACACATGCGGCAGCACGGTTCTCCCGTGCGGCAGCGCCGTTCTCACACATGCGCCGTTCTCACACGTGCGCCGTTCTCACACATGCGCCGTTCTCACACATGCGCCGTTCTCACACATGCGCCGTTCTCACACGTGTGGCAGCACGGTCACCGACGCCCCGCGGCCCTGTGTCACACACCGGCGCCGCTTTCACACGTGCGCGAGCGCCGTACTCACACGTGCGGAAGCACCTCGGCCGCGATCAGCTCCAGGTGCTCAAGGTCGTGCAGGTCGAGGACCTGCAGGTAGAGACGCTCGGCGCCCATCTCGGCGAACCGGCCGATCTTGTCCACGATCTCCTGCGGCGTGCCCGCCAGCCCGTTGACGCGCAGCTCGTCGACCTGGCGGCCGATGTTGGCGGCCCGCCGGGCGATCTCCGCCTCGTCCCGCCCCACGCAGACGACCTGCGCCGCCGACAGCAGGACGGTCTCCCGGCCCGCGGCGTCGCACGCCTGCCTGACCCGGTCGAAGGCCGCGGCGGTGTCCTCGGGAAGGTGGAACGGCACGTTGTACTCGTCGGCGAACCGGGCGACCAGCCGCGGCGTCCGCTTGGCGCCCCCGCCGCCGATGATGATGGGCGGCCGGGGCCGCTGCGCCGGCTTGGGCAGCCCCGGCGAGTCGGCCAGCTGGTAGTGCGCGCCGATGAAGGAGAACGGCTTGGTCGCCGCCCAAAGCCCGGTCACGATCTCGAGCTGCTCCTCGAAGCGCTCGAACCGCTCGCCCAGGGGCGGGAAGGGGATCCCGTACGCCGTGTGCTCCTGCTCGAACCAGCCGGTGCCGAGGCCGAGCTCCACACGGCCGCCGCTCATCTGGTCGACCTGCGCGACGCTGATCGCCAGCGGCCCGGGCAGGCGGAACGTCGCGGCGCTCACCAGCGTGCCCAGCCGGATGCGCGAGGTCTCCCGGGCGAGACCGGCCAGAGTGATCCACGCGTCGGTCGGGCCGGGCAGGGGGTCGCCCTCGCCCATCCGGAGATAATGGTCAGACCGGAAAAACGCGTCGAACCCGAGCCGCTCGGCCGCCTGCGCCACCGTGAGCAGGTCGTCGTAGCTCGCCCCCTGCTGGGGTTCGGTGAAAATCCTCAGTTTCATCTGTCCATTATCCCTGCTGCCGCGCCCTCGACTTGCTAGAGTGCGAGCCGCCTGTGCGCAACGTGGTCGCATCGCAACTCAGGGTGGTGAGCGTGGACACCGCACGTCATTCCCGTGAAACGGGCCGCCCCCCGCGCTCCCTCGTCTTCCTGGCGTCGACCGCGCTCGTCGCGAGCACCGGTGCGGCGCTGTGGGCACTGCCCGCCGCCCCGCCCGGCTGGAACGCGGGGCCCGGGATGATGCCCGGGGCCACGCCCGGTGTCACGGCCACGCCCACCCGTGAGCGGACTCCGGCCTCCCCGGTGCCGGAAACGCTGGTCGCCGCGCGCCAGACGGTCGCCTCGCCGGCCCCGCCCTCCGCCGCTCCCACCGCCGACGAGCCCGCGGCCCCTTATCGGGGATTCCTCGACGCCTCCGGGGAACCCCGCCCAGAACTGCTGCGGGCGGGCGTGCGCTCGTTCACCATCGGTCACATCGTCGCCGGGCCGGGCGGCTGCGCTCCCCACTGGGCGGGGGCGCGACCACGCGGCGGGGGCTCCGTCACCGCCCGAATCGAACGGCTGCGGGCAGACGGCGGCGAGGTGTGGCCGACGTTCGGCGGGCCGTACGGGCAGGAGCTGGCCGTCACCTGCGAGAACCCGGCCAGGCTGCTCTCGGCCTACCGCCACGTCGTGACGGCGCTCGATCCTCCCGGCATCGACTTCGAGGCCGGCGGGTCGGCCGGGCCCGCCGCCGTCAGCCGCCGCGCCGCCGCCGTCGCCCGGTTGCAGCGCGAGGCGCGGGCGCGCGGCCGCCCGCTGCGGATCACGTTCACGTTTCCCGCCTCCCGGCATGGTCTGGAGCCGGCCGACCAGAGCATGCTGCGGGCGGCCCGCGAGGAGGGGGTGGAGATCGAGTCGGTCGGCCTGCTCGTGCCGGTCGCCTCCGGCGTCTCGAACCTCCACGACCTGGCCGTCGCGGCCCGGGCGGCGCACCTCCAGATCGCCGCGGCGCTCGACGTGCCGCCCGACCGGGCGTGGCGGCGGATGGGCCTTGCGCCGGTCCTGTCCGGCGCCGGCGACCTCGGCCCCGGCGAGGCCGGGCGGCTGGCGGCCTACCGGGCCCGCAACGGCCTGGGCTGGCTGTCCCTGCGGGGCGCCAGGCCGGCCGACGACGTCCTGCGGATCCTGGCCCGGCCGCCGGTCCCCGGCGCGGGCGCCGCCCTTCCCGAGGTCACGCCCGGCGCCAGTCCCGTACGCCCCTGGTGATCCCGCACGCAGAGTTAGAGCGTTGTTCCAACTTTGGCGCACCGCTCCAAAAGCCGTAGGGTCGGCTCATGACAACGCGAGCGCGGCAGTCCGTACGGCGCAGGCAGGTGCTGTCGCGAGAGCAGATCATCGCAAGCGCGATCGAGCTGCTCGACGACGGCGGTGAGGGCGCGCTGACCGTCCGGGCGCTCACCGAGCGCCTCGCCACCGGGACCGGCGCCATCTACTACCACGTGGGCACTCGCGACGAGCTGCTGGACGCCGCCACGGAGATCGTGATCGCCGCCGCGCTGGCCGCCAGGACCGACCCGGCTTCCCCGGCGCCCGAGGACGAGATCCGGGCGACCGCGCTGAGCCTGTTCGGCGCGATCGCCGAGCACGCCTGGCTCGCCACCCAGTTGACCACCCAGTTCGCACGGCGGCCGTCGGGCCCGGTGACGGTAGGGATATTCGAACGGATCGGACGGCAGGTTCGCGCGCTCGGGGTGCCGCAGGCCGCCTGGTTCTCCGCGACTTCCACCCTGGTGCACTACATCCTGGGCGCGGTCAGCCAGCACGTCCGCTTCGAGCGGGACGCTCACGGCGCCCCCGGCGACGTCGGCCGGGAGAAGTTCCTCGGCGACGTGGCGGCGGCGTGGCAGGACCTCGACGCCGACGCCTACCCGTTCGTACGGGCGATCGCCGGCCAGATGCGCGAGCACGACGACCGTGAGCAGTTCCTGAGCGGCATCGCCCTCATCCTCGACGGCATCGCCCGCCTGCGCTGACCTCACCGCTCCAGCGGACGGACCGGCGCGAAGGGCGTGATCAGCTCCGTACGCCCCGGCCGGTGAGTGCCGCGACGAGGCCCTCGGCCCCGGGACCGTGCCGCCCTGCCTCAGCCGCGCTCGCCGTGGGCGGGAGGGACCATGAGGACGACCTTGCCCCGGCGTGGCCCTCGCGCGGCGGTCGCGTGCGCCTCGGCCGCCCGGTCCATGGGGAACACCGCCCGTACGGGGACGCGGAAGCGCCTCTGCGCCGACAGCGCGGCGGCGACGACGAGGCCGTGCCGTCCGTCCGGCTCTCCGCCCAGCTCGCCACGGGAGACGGCGACCCCGAGCTCCGGGCCGGTGAAGTCGGCGATGGTGAGGACCGACTCCGGCGCACCCGTGATCGCGACGAGCTCACGAAGCGAGCCCGCGCCGGCGACGTCCAGCGCGAGATCGACCCCTCCGGGCACGACATCACGGACGCGCCCGGCGAGCCCGGGGCCGTACGCGACCGGGACCGCGCCGAGCCCGGCGATAAAGGCGTGGTTCTCCGGGCGGCCCGTGCCGATCACACGGGCGCCGCGGGCGACCGCGAGCTGGACGGCGACGCTGCCGACGCCGCCGGAGGCCCCATCGACCAGGAGCGTCGTTCCCGTGCCCACGCCGAGCCTGTCGAGCGCCCTGATGGCGGTCTCGACGCTCGTGCCGGCGGCGCCGGCCTCCTCCCACGACATCGAGGGCGGCTTCGCGGCCCAGAACGCCAGCACGGCGAACTCGGCGGCGGCGCCGCCCAGCCGCGAGACGTCGACGGCGCCGAAGACTTCATCCCCGGCGGCGAACCCGGTGACGTCCGCGCCGACCTCGTCGATCACCCCGGCGGCGTCGACACCGGGGATGTGCGGCAGGGGGAGCCGCGCGCTCGACGGCGACGTGCCGGCGCGCAGCGCGAGGTCGACCGGTGCGACCCCGGCGGCCCTGACCGCGATCCGCACCTCGCCGGGGCCCGCGTGCGGAGCGGGGAACCCTCCCACGGCGAGGACCTCGGGAGGACCGAACCGGTCGAAGTGCACGGCAGACATTTCCGCGTCCGGGAACATAATCACCTTTCCGGCTGTTCCGAGTTGCCGCCGACCACGGTAGGCGGGCGAACGGCGGCGACCGTCTCGGATCGCCGGAAGCGAGAGGGGCACAGACGACATTGACTCGGAAACCCCGGACCGACGCGGAGCACAACCGGCGGCATCTCGTGGCGGTCGCCCGCGCCGCGTTCGCGGCGGACGGGCTCGATCTGCCCGTGCACGAGATCGCCCGGCGGGCCGGCCTCGGCGTCGCGACCGTCTACCGGCACTTCCCGTCGCGGCAGGACCTCGTCACCGCCGTGCTCGCCGAGCAGGTGACGGCGTGCCGCGCGCGGATGCGCGCCGCCCTGGAGG
This region includes:
- a CDS encoding TetR/AcrR family transcriptional regulator, which encodes MTTRARQSVRRRQVLSREQIIASAIELLDDGGEGALTVRALTERLATGTGAIYYHVGTRDELLDAATEIVIAAALAARTDPASPAPEDEIRATALSLFGAIAEHAWLATQLTTQFARRPSGPVTVGIFERIGRQVRALGVPQAAWFSATSTLVHYILGAVSQHVRFERDAHGAPGDVGREKFLGDVAAAWQDLDADAYPFVRAIAGQMREHDDREQFLSGIALILDGIARLR
- a CDS encoding LLM class F420-dependent oxidoreductase; its protein translation is MKLRIFTEPQQGASYDDLLTVAQAAERLGFDAFFRSDHYLRMGEGDPLPGPTDAWITLAGLARETSRIRLGTLVSAATFRLPGPLAISVAQVDQMSGGRVELGLGTGWFEQEHTAYGIPFPPLGERFERFEEQLEIVTGLWAATKPFSFIGAHYQLADSPGLPKPAQRPRPPIIIGGGGAKRTPRLVARFADEYNVPFHLPEDTAAAFDRVRQACDAAGRETVLLSAAQVVCVGRDEAEIARRAANIGRQVDELRVNGLAGTPQEIVDKIGRFAEMGAERLYLQVLDLHDLEHLELIAAEVLPHV
- a CDS encoding NADP-dependent oxidoreductase, producing the protein MSAVHFDRFGPPEVLAVGGFPAPHAGPGEVRIAVRAAGVAPVDLALRAGTSPSSARLPLPHIPGVDAAGVIDEVGADVTGFAAGDEVFGAVDVSRLGGAAAEFAVLAFWAAKPPSMSWEEAGAAGTSVETAIRALDRLGVGTGTTLLVDGASGGVGSVAVQLAVARGARVIGTGRPENHAFIAGLGAVPVAYGPGLAGRVRDVVPGGVDLALDVAGAGSLRELVAITGAPESVLTIADFTGPELGVAVSRGELGGEPDGRHGLVVAAALSAQRRFRVPVRAVFPMDRAAEAHATAARGPRRGKVVLMVPPAHGERG